ATGACGGTTCAAATGTGTGGTAATCtcagaaaaaatagattaatgagACGATTCCAATGGCTGGGAAGTTAAAGTATTGCAGTTTCAACATAAGTGAATGTACCCAAGACCAGAAGAGATTGCTGAGATGGGAAGCCACGTGATTATGTATTCAGGTTACAGGGGATATTTGGtttagagaaaagaagatggaggagAAAATGTAACTGCTGTCTTCAAACACCTAAAGGGCTATCATCGTACCATGAGGACCAACTCCTGCTTCTTAGTTCCAAAGGGCAGAATTCAATTCAGTGGATTGACACTGCAGTAAGGCTGATTTTTACTTAGTTTAAGGAAGAAGCtttccagaaaaagaatgggTCTCCTTGGGAGGCAGTGAGCCATCTTTGTTGAGCAGAAGTGGAATTGACATCTGTCAGGAATGCCTTGAATATATGTGTGAAGGGCTGGGAAGGACATTCCTGTATTCAGGGAAAATACAAGAGTCTGTAGCTTTAcagtattttgcatttttcaaaaAAGCATTACCAATACATTGCTCACAAAATGGAACAAGATATGAGGATTCATccttgaaagagaaagaataagtaGGCTGTCTTCCCAGATGCTGATAGAGTATTATGCCTCTGGGATGATGATCCCTTATGCCTACTTTTTATATGGTTCAATCATTTATCATCTTATCAATGTAATATCAATTatcaaaagataatgataataatcaataaatcaaataaCAAACAATAACTATGATTATTCTGGGGAACAACTGATGGAAGACACCATTGTGTTTTCCAGAAAGGCCAGTAGAATTTTCCAAGGTCAAAAGACATGTTCATGGCTGGATTGGAATCTGAACTCAACTATTTCCCCCTAAATCACTCCCCCTAAATGCCAACTCTCCCTAATAATGTCACCTGAGGTCTCGGTCACTTTTTAAGGGGAGGCCTTAATCACTATCCTCTCAGACTCATGGGTGAAGGGGGCCACTGAAGGCCCTCAAGAAAGGCAGTGGCACAAGGAAAGAGGTGTTTGAAGAACATTAACCTGTGTCTTTAAGCTTTATGAGCACACCCAGGGCACCTGTTCACAAGAGGGGGTAGCAGGGTGGCGCACACCTGGCCCCAAGGCCAGGATGGGGACAGAAAGCCGATAACTATTTCTTGGGGTCAGCCCACAGATGGCCGGCATGGCAGCAGGAAGCCTAAACTGACCAACTGCTCACCCACACCAGCCAAATTCTGTCTCTTTAAAACAGTTCATGTGCTGGGGAAAGGCAGGCCTGATCCGGGACACAGATCTAatcttttccttcttaatcttGGTAAGCTCACTTTATCTCAGTAAACCCCTTTACCTGACAGGTATCCTGGGGTATCAATTTCTAGAATTTAATGATATGCTGCATTAATATATCCAGATGTTTATTTTGCTGATTCATATGACCTTAGATTAGAGGACAGACTCTTGGAGGTCAGCTAATCCCAGCCCTGTCCACTGAAGGAGCCCTTTCCAAACCGTTCCTGTTAGGTGGCCATCCAACTTCTGCTTGAATTGGGCTCAGTAGAAAGAGCAATGGCCCAGGAGTCAGAgctctgcattcaaatcctgcttctgatagtTGCTACCTTGTGACCTTGAGTTCTAAATGTCCTTATCTATATAATGATAGGGTAGAATTGGGTAACATAAGGTCCTATATCTATGACTGATATTTTAGTTCTATCAAAAGGGACTTAGGCTTAAGTCCTGGTAGTGTCGCTAATTGCATAGCCTTGGATCAATCAATGGATCTCAAATTCCTATAAAAAGAAGTGATTGGACTTGATGACCcctaaggtcacttccagctccaaatctatttctcttttgttcctATGAGTCAATCCATACGACTGCTGACCAGCTCTTCATTATAGCTAGTCCATCTCCCTGTAACTCTTACCACTTTCCCCATCAGTCCTATGAAGACAAAAAGAACATTTCTGGATAGACCCTCTTTTACTCAGTGACCCTTTGGGTACTAACTGAGGGTCATCATACCTTTGCCCAACTCACCCCAAACACACACGAATATCCCAATTCTCTTCTACAAGCTAAGACCCTTCATCACATGGCCATTCTCCCCTACTGGTGAAGAGCAGACTTGGAGCTGATTGCCTTCTTTTTGTTCATCAGAAGTAAAAATATGCCCCCCTCTAGCATGCTTGCATTTTCTGAAGCAAGCTTAGAAGCAAAGCCTAGAATGGCTCTTAATTAGCTTGCTCTCACACCAGGgacccaattcttcctgactaGCTGGGGCATGTAGCTTTGGTCTCTCTCTTCATTGACTTGAAAAGGACCTCATCTACTGGAGGTCTAGGGAGCACCCCTGGACTAGTGATTCTCAAAGCAGAGAATCCTGGGGATCTCTAAAACTCTTTCAGAGGCTCTACAAATTGAAAATTAGTTTTTATCTCTAGAAAGGTAAACATCTAAAAATGgtaagataaatatttataaatataactcACATAAACCAAAACTCTTTGgatagatcctcaataatttttaatgttataaagatactgagaacatTAGTTTGAGAACTGCTCCTGTAGACAAGAGAGAGTGACAGACTAAAACAGGCTTGTTCCCATGTTCAGGAGAGATCTGAGAGTATGGTTGGCGTAGCACAAACCTGGTCCTATTGCGTGGGTCATTAATATACATTCTCCTCACAGATTCAGGAacacaataatagtaatagtaataataataataaagatagctagtatttatataatattatttacaaagcacttcatatatatatgtgtatatatatatacatatacatatatatatatattatatcgtTGGATACTTATGCAAAATATATGGAGTGGATGCTATggttatatccattttacaggtgaggaaactgaggcagaaaaagttaatgattttctcagggtcacacagttaataagtaccTAAAGAAAGCtctgaattcatatctttctACCAAGTCCATCATTTTAGCTACTCTGTCACCttgctatattatttttatatttcaaatgacaaaagatacaatgtattttatatatcttaagTCATATATATAGCCACTATTATAAAGGGCTACATAAATGAGTTGCTAGTATTATTCAACAGTAGCACTGGCTATAGTTAGAGAGGAAGTGGGCAATCACCTATGATTTAAAAGATTGCAAAAGGGCCCCAAAATTTCTAGTCTACTGGTCTAATAATCCCAACATTTGAGTTCCTTTGTTTTATTATGGTATAATGTCTCTAGAAggctcctttaaaaaatataaatatactcaGTTGAAGgatctgggaaggaaaaaaaatgtgattggGATAAAAGTATAGCAGGAAAAATAGGGGTAGGGTGGAGGGTGCAGAATCAAATCTCCAAATTACTATCCCCAAATTACTACAGGCTTGTTAAGTGGAAGAAGAGATTAAGTTAATGTATGTGGTTACAGAGAGCAAAATGACCATaaatggggaagaagggaggagacagatttaaactcaataGAAAGGAGAATTTGTAACCATTCTTTGTTCATCAGTAGACTCCCCttccccctcactccctccccacccccgaCAGTTCACCATCACTCAAACTGCTTGAGCAGAGATCAGATGACCTTCTACTATCCTATTGAGGCTTTCCTCAGAGTTCATGGGGCCACAGAAGTTCAAGATTCTGTATCATAGAAGGGTCTGGCATATGACCTCTGAATCTCCACCTCAGCTTCTCTGGGCCTTTCCCTGGAATATAAATTGCATGGTCTGCAGAAATCCCACTTCTCACACCTCCAGAATTTCAATAAGGGTTCTTCTATTGCTAAatgatattatttcatctttgctGCATGGTGTAGTGCCTGGCCAGGAGGCAAATCAGCTGGGTTCCTCTAGTCCAGCATTGTTACTCACTTGCTGCAGAACCTCATCAAAGCTATTTCCCCTTTCTTGGATCTCAGTCTCTTCCTCTGTCCAATTGGGAGAATAACCTGTGCCTCTTCTTTCTTATGGGGATGTTGTGGGGATCCAGTGAGAACCCAGGTCTGAAAGAGCTTTGAAAatttcaggaattctttttggcCAGTCACCTAGGAGACCCTTCAGTGAGTCACTGTCATGACAGAATTATGCAATCAACAAAGGTCCACTGACACCTCCTCATGTTTCTTTACCTACTTTCCTTCCCCCTATTCAAATGTTCTTCCAGGAGAAAATGCCACGCATGTCTTCAGAAGAAGGGCTCAAGGAAGAGAAATTCCAGTGGAAAGAGTGATGGATTTGGAATTAAAGGACTCTGGGTCTGAGTCACTCAGCAGCCACTTATTACCTGAGTAACTTTGTAggcttcatttcctttctcttgaactatttcctcatcagtaaactCAAAAGAGCTgtagatcagggattcttaatctttgtGTTTCAGGatcccctttggcaatctggcaAAACCTTtaaaccccttctcagaataatgtcattaagtgcataaaataaaatatataggattataaagtaaaataattacactgaaataattattaaaatatttttaggattCATGGGCCTTAGGTTAATATCTTTGGTTAGATGGTTACTGGTGATCCTTTTAGGTCTAAGGAAACTCATTATGAGTAGAGACTTTCATTCTTTTCACTTGTATCCTAAGCCCttagcccagtgcttggcacatagtatgtgactaataaatgcttattgattgacccTATGATGCTCCCCTCCCCAGGAAGATTTGCATTTTGCTAGGGAACAAAGTCACAGGCAAAGAAATGGCAGAAATTCTCACCCTAGTGAGGTAGGAAGTAGAAACTAAAAGTTGAGAAAGGGGATTTTCTCTGATGCTGATCATCTACTTAATTATAAGACCAGCCCTAATCTTTATGATTTTCTGACTCTAGCTGGGctgaataataaaacaaatgtatCCTATAATGTTAGAGCTTAAAGAAAGTACTTTAAAACACAAAATGTTCAGACAGAAGGACCATTAGAATCATTGGTAGAACACAGAATGTCCCAACTAGATGAGACCTTAGAGCACTGAATTATggagctagaaaagaccttaaaggtcatcgTGCAAATGAGTAAACCAAGGCCTGATATGGGCAAAGTGACGCTCAAAGTCACATGACCATTAAGTGACATAATTGAGATTCAAAGCCAAGTACCCTGAGTCCAAATTTGGTGCTTTTGCCACATCATCTTGTCATTTTAGGATGGGAAAATGTCATTCTTTCGTAAATGTAGCATATAAAGAAAGACCCATGATTCATGGCTGAGAGAAACCTTTTAAGCTCCATTATCCTGCCTCTGTTTTCATAGATAACTTTATTCTGAGTCATGAATACTTCAGGAATTTTACAGCTGATTCtatccttcctcccccccacaaaaaatACCAAAAACCTATTATGGGCTAGAAATATCATTATGCCTTAAGGAGTGGTCtaggaaaaaagtgaaactagATCAGAAACCCTGTAGTTCTATTTTTGCCATTGACCTTAATGTGACACTTccttctttaagcctcagtttcctcatttggaaacaAAAGAgactggattagatgatcttttaaagtcctttccaactctcacGGAATTTTATGATCACATGAAACAAATATTCCAGCATTGTCTTTGCCAGTTCCAGTCTCCATTAGACCAAAATGTCGGTGGGGTGGGCTTTGGTTGTTTTAATAGTGTTCTATGTCATGGggcagggaagggagaaaagaagcatATAAGATATGCTCCCAGATTGATTAGATATCAATGGTCTTGACCATTCACAAAGAAGGAAAACTGCTTCTCACTATGAAGAGACATCAATGGTCCAGATCATTCATAAAGAAGGATAACTACTCCCCAGGTTAAGGAAAAATCAATGGTTCTGACCATTCATAAAGAAGTTTGAAGAAACATCATGGGCCCTGATCTCTAATATAGGAATCTCCCTATAGCACTCCCAACATGACACCATCTGGCTCTGCCTGACCAATTCCAATGAAGGGAAATGTGCTATCTCGCAACGAACTCTGTTCTATTTCTGGTCAGCTCTAGCTGTAAGGGTTTTCTTAATCTGTCCCCTTTAAGTTACAGACTACTACAGTAGAGTTAGAAAGGGTCATATAGAAGAGCTAAGCTCCCctttgtatagatgaggaaactgagctttgGAGGTGAAGTGGTCTGTTATGAATTTCACTTTCGTGTTGATTGCCCAGATCACAATTATCAAGTAGTGTAGGCTGAAAACAATTCTTTCTAAAGTAACACTGTAAAAAATAATCTAGGCAAGTACCTTAATCCTCCACTTCACCTTGGCAGCAGAAAGTTTATTACCCAGCAATCCTCAAGAAGGAGAAGCTGTAGGATCCAACCACACTGGGCTTATGTCCATGCTCCCTCAGGCAGAAGTCTTAAGAGTGGGCAGAGTCTtagatttagaatttgaaaatCTAGGATTAAGTCTTGGCTCTACTACCAATTAGCTGGGCCATTTAGAAGAAGCCATTTCACATGtctaaaactcagtttccttatctataaaatggagctaatgTCTACCTCCTTCCAAAAactgatggaagaaaaaaaacatgaaaagcatttcataaagtattataaaaacaTTAGATATTGTTAGTATTTGGATGTCACCAGTGGGAGATGATTTCCTCAGAGGGATAGGGTTAAATCTATACACTCCACTTTCCTGCTTGATCTCAGGTATTTCAGGTAAAGTGGTTCCTTTTCACACAAAGTTTAAGAATATCTGATTTTATAGTCCTACCTCAAAGTTAAATAAAAGACTAACCTATATCTCCAAGTTATCCAGGTCTCTGAAGAAGCAATTGGGTTCCTTGGATCATGAGGTCATGACCAAGGCACCACCTGGTGGCAGTGTACCCTAAACACAGATCAAATTCCTATAAGCACTAAGCAcctttttaaaatactaattcaAATTAGCAAGTAATAACATGTGTCATTAGAGTCATCTTACTGGAGGGACAAAGCTGGTTCTGCCAATTCCCAAACCCTCACTGTCAGATCTGAAGCCAAAGTAAAAAGAGGGATTCAAAAGGAGACATTTGAACCCAAATAACTCTTGTAGGGGAGGATGCTAAAGAAAATAGTGCAGCAGAGTGCTGGATTAAAAGtcaggacctgggttcaaatcttagctctaCCTCTTACTCTCTGTACAAGTCACACAAACTTTCTGGGTCTATTTCCTCATCGATAAAGTAAAAagtttgaactagatggcctctgataTCTCCAATATCCACAATCTAGATGCTGTCCCCTCAAAAGGTCAAGGTAGGAATAGGGCACAACACTTATCCTTACTGGGTTCACTGTTCTTTGGTGCCCTGCTGCAGGAGGGAAGCTTGGTGTATGCACACTAAAGAGCCTAACTTGGGGTTGCAAGGAGGTGACTGGACTTCAGCTGCAACTCTGTCATTGACAAACTGTATGACTTTGAACAggtccttcctttctctctacaCCTGTTTTCCTACCTAGTAAATGATGTGCCAGGACTAGAAGATCTCAAAGTTCTCTTGTAGCTCTGCCCGTTCCAAGATTAGACTGGCAATATGAGATTTATATGCCTGGAATATATTCACCCCCACAATGAGGAAAGCgtagggggaggggaggcagcaGGGTGTGCCAGATCACTAGAGATTTTTCTCCAACTCTCTTGCATTCTGTCCCCAGGGAATTTGGAAAATGGCCATTCCTGATCTCTGCTAAACCAGTAGCTTACAGGGAAGTGGCAGAAGGTCATGGGTAAGTGTAATCATTCAGAAAGGGCCTTTATAATCAAAgacattgttttttaaaagttccacCTCTCTGGGCCAACTGTGTGCCCTAAATGGAAAGGGACTGAGTTTTCATTTCAGCATAAGCGTTCTTCCTGAGGGCAGGATCTAGAAGTTTATTACCCATCAGAGAGTGGTTACTTTAGACTTTTCACCATTTAGCagacacaagcacacacacacacacacacacacacacacacctctccaCCCCAGGGGATCCACCCTATCACAAATTCCACTGAAGACCCTAGAGGGTTACTATTTCCAAGAACTTGAAGGACAAGTATGCtctttaacaaagagaaaatgatttaaCACTCCCCCCATcccaaataaacacacacacataaaaatgcacacacacacacacacacacacacacacacacacatcacagcAAGAGCCTGGAAAACCAACAACTCTTGCAGGCTAGAAATTCCTATAGCATGAGCTACATGGGGAAAGAACATGGGCTTTGGAATTACATGATGCTTATGAAGTCCTGGAGAGGATGATGAActtctggaaaaggtaaagaggcttttttttttttcaaaacgaTTTGGGAACTAACTGTTCAGAGCTTGCTCTGCCTGAGGCTACTAGTGGACGGAGAACTCTAGAATGCTACTATCTGgaggtaaaaaaaattacttgtctCTCCTCAGCACACAATCACCAAGTTCTTCCAAGGCCAACCACCAAGACAGGCCCCACAATGTTCCATCCAAATCGGGAAACTTGGCTACTACTGAGCGAAGCTGAGCCGGGCACTGTACATGGCCCCAGCTGATGTGATAAATGCTGATGACTGAAATAGGCCTGAAGATAGTTTAACTCTAGACCTGACGATGCTACTGGGAAGTTCACTTTTCTTccccagacctcagtttccttttctgtaaaatgaagggaagtTTGACCAGATGGTTCTAAGCCTTCAGATATACTTGGAATTTCTTGGTATCTCTCCCTGCAAAAAGTTCGGTCCCCTCCCAGCAATGGCCCTGCTCCAGCAAGCTGACTGATTCCAGCACACAAGGAGCGGCCTGTGCTGCTACCTGCGGACACGGGCTGTTCAGTTATCCTAGACAGATCACAGGTATTTCATGTaagaaatttagaactagaagggaccttagaggtcatctggtaTAACTCTCTTGACCTCTGAGACCCCTTCTCTCTGGGATGGGAACACCCATAGGACTGTCAACCGTTTCcacctcttccatgaagccttctttGATTAGTCCAGTTCATAGTGATTTAGAGGCAGCAAGCCTGATGTGAAGAACATAGACTCTGGGagaaaggcctgggttcaaatactgcctctgatGTTTGCTAAAATAACCTCTCTGGGGACTGGTTTCCTTGCCTCCCTAAAAATGAGGGGTTAGGTCAATGTAACATCTTCCCGCTCTCTCTATAGGAACCTCTGACTTTTTTGTCCTCTGAATTTCTAATGTACACAAAATGTATACCGGTCATTCAACATTTGGGATGTAGTCCCAGCCAGGCCTAATTTTCAGGgtgactttctccttttttccttaattAGGATTtgtttcatcttctgtaaaatagTAGAGTTCAGACTCTAATCAAGAGTATCATCCTCAGCAACTGAGTCTTTATACTGCCTTACATTCCTGGTCATCTTGTTATCTCTTCTCTATAAAACTCCTTCAGGGAAGAAGCTATGACTGACAGATCTCTATACACACCCCCAGGCTGTTACTGATCCTCTCCACACCACATCCCTCCCCCAGAATACAGGCCAGggccttgcacacagtaggcactcagTAACTCAGTTGACTGACTGATGAACTTTGCCCCTTTTCCAACAATGGCTGGAGATCTCAGACAAATTCTGGTTACACTTGGACAACTCCTTATCTATTGCCCAGTTTCCTAAGGTGTCCACCTCGGCTCTCTACACATCAAATACTCCTGCTGCAATGAGACTAAAGTGAGAACTGACACAACAAGCTCCAGCAAGCCTCATGTAGGTGTTAGGAAACCAGAAAGCAGTTAGTTTCTTGCTTTGGAAAGTGGTGTGGGTCTACAAGGAGCTCTAGCTCTGGGGGCCTTGTGCCAGCTGCTGGAGAGTGGTCCCACTTGGCTTTGAGATGCCACCCTTTTCTTCTGGAGAAGGGGACTTGATTGAAACCAATGGGGAGCCTTACTCTACAGAGTTGTTTTGGGGGAAAGCACAGCCCTATCTGCTAGGCCCTAACTAGATGGGAAGGACAGGCCCACCACACCATAGGCAGTGGTCCACATGCCAACCCCAGGATACTGACCTCCAGCCACACCCAGGCCACGTGCACGCAAAAGGCTTCTCGCCCGTGTGCCTCCGCAGATGGGCCTTTAGGTGGCTGCTCTTGGTATACATCTTGGTACAGCCAGGGAAAGTACATTTGTGCATTTTAATGAGTTCCGCTGCTGGGTTCTTTGGAAACTTCTGGCCTACCAGGATCCCTGCGGGTCCTGGCACCATGCCCCCTGGACCAATGGGCTTGGCTGCAATGGGCACCGGGGCAATACGCACAAACTTGGAAGGCAAGTTCAAGTTGGAGGATTGGACAATCTGTGGCACCAGTGCAAAGGTTTGCCCCTGGATGTTGACAAGGAGTTGGGCGATTTTAATGTTGTCTGGGGTCTGGCCTGGTGAACTGGGCCCCGTGCTGGACTCTTGTTTGATCTGCATGGGCTGGATTTGGAGGATGACGGGGATCCCGCCCTCAGTGGCCGCTGTGCCATTGGAGCTATGGGCACCTTCCGTGGAGCTGCCAGACTGGGGGGTTTTGCTTTCTTTCAAGCTTCCCCCAGGCAGGATGTGGTCTTTATGCTGCCCAGAAGAGAGCTGGTTGCAAACCCGAAGGTCCTTGGTCCCATTTTCAGATCCTTCCTTGAGTTCCAGCTCCATATTTTCCTCCAGGAACTCCTCAATCTCTTCCAAGGTGGGCTGAAAGAGCCCCATGTCTTCTGGGTCTGGGAAGCGGAAATGCTCCTCTTTCACCATGGGCTGGCACCTTCGCCAGTCCCACCAGGCCACAGGGCTGCCCCCCAGTGTTGCCTGGGACAGCAGGTAGTCTAAGATGCTGTCCTGGCCCTCAAGGCTTGAGGTGCTCCCATAGCTGGAGCCTAGCACCTGCGAGTCGGGGCTGGAACAAGAGCAGAAGCTGGAGGAGTCACTGTCATCCTCTGACAACGGAGAGGGCAGCATGTGGTAAGCCCGCCCGCCAGCCGGCATGTCCCCCAGGTAACCAATGGGGAACTTGGTGGTTGAGAAGGACTCCCCCACCGGGAGCAAGTGATCCACCATTCCTAGAACAGTGCTTCCGAGATGGCTACCAGCATAGACTAAGAGGTCCCAAGGTCAGACGAAAACCTGCAGAGAAGggacaaagaggcagagaagtCAGCCCGCAGTTCCCAGTGCCCACTGGCAAGCCCAGTCAGAGGAGGCAGGCTGGGAGTTCAAACATTGCCACATGCTCAGCTAGAGCTCTATCACTGACAGATTGTGTCTACCTAAGCATTTTCCAAGATTGCACCACCTGTTTGCAAAAGAACCCTTTCCAAAAGCATTTCACAACTCTGGGCCCATTGGGCTGCAGACAAAGgcttcttcccagaatcctctgggAAAGGCACAGTGAATATGCAGAATACCATCATTCAAAATGGCTGGCAGAAAGGGACATTCTGGTTGACCAGGTATTCTGTCTGACTGAGGAGCATGGGGTCATCTATGGACATAAAGCATGGATTTCATGGCTGCAAGCCCTAGGAGTGCAGAAAGTTTCCTCAGCATGGAAGCAAAAAGGATGGATCTTCACGAATGAAGTACCTTCCCAATGGAAATGAGTGTAATATAGAAGAAGAGCTCCTG
This sequence is a window from Sminthopsis crassicaudata isolate SCR6 chromosome 1, ASM4859323v1, whole genome shotgun sequence. Protein-coding genes within it:
- the KLF15 gene encoding Krueppel-like factor 15, which gives rise to MVDHLLPVGESFSTTKFPIGYLGDMPAGGRAYHMLPSPLSEDDSDSSSFCSCSSPDSQVLGSSYGSTSSLEGQDSILDYLLSQATLGGSPVAWWDWRRCQPMVKEEHFRFPDPEDMGLFQPTLEEIEEFLEENMELELKEGSENGTKDLRVCNQLSSGQHKDHILPGGSLKESKTPQSGSSTEGAHSSNGTAATEGGIPVILQIQPMQIKQESSTGPSSPGQTPDNIKIAQLLVNIQGQTFALVPQIVQSSNLNLPSKFVRIAPVPIAAKPIGPGGMVPGPAGILVGQKFPKNPAAELIKMHKCTFPGCTKMYTKSSHLKAHLRRHTGEKPFACTWPGCGWRFSRSDELSRHRRSHSGVKPYQCPVCEKKFARSDHLSKHIKVHRFPRSNRSVRSSVN